CGAAAGGCGACCGGCACATCCGCCACGGCGATGCGTTCGCGCATGGCGGCAAACAGCACCAGTACCAGGGAAAAGCCGAGGGCCGCGCCCAGGCCATACGTCAGCGACGAGAGAAAGGTGGTCTCGTCACTGCGCACGTTCAGCAGGGCCACGCCCAGCACCGCGCAGTTGGAGGTAATCAGCGGCAGGAACACGCCCAGAACGCGATACAGCAGCGGGCTGGCTTTCTTGACGAACATTTCGGTGAACTGCACGGCGGCAGCAATCACCAGAATGAAAGAAATGGTACGCAGGTATTCGAGGCCGAAGGGCACCAGCACGTAAGCCCAGACGAGATAGGCCAGCACCGAAGACAGGGTCAGCACGAAGGTGGTGGCCAGGGACATGCCCATGGCGGTCTCCACCTTGTTGGAGACGCCCATGAAGGGGCACAGCCCGAGGAACTGGACCAGCACGAAATTGTTCACCAGCACAGCGCTGACGAGGATCAGCAGATACTCAGTCATGGTCCGGGGGCTCAATGCTATACATGTCGTCTACCCTCGTGCGAGGGGCATAGTATGCGGCAGCACCGCACCCTGCTCAAGGTCGCTAGTGTCGCGCGTCCCGCGTCATGATGCCATGACGGGTAAACACCTCGTTTATTGATTGCGGGTGACAGATGCCGATCGGGCAACCCGCACCGGTGGGTGTGGCACCGGGGTACGATAAAGGTATGATCGGTGAGCGCTATAAACAAAAAACACTGCTCGGGATACCTGTATGAACTTTGAAGAATACCGCCGCCACGACGGACTGGCGCTGGCGGCGCTGGTGGCCAGGGGAGAGGTGACCGCCACAGAATTGCTGGAGATCGCCATAGCCCGTGTGGAAGCCGTCAATCCGCGCCTCAATGGCCTTATCCATCCGCTGTTTGATGCGGCACGCCGTCGCGCCGCGGGGGCGCTGGGCGGGCCCTTCGCCGGGGTACCGATGCTGGCCAAGGATCTGTTTCAGGAGATGGCCGGAGCGCCGCACCACAAGGGCTGTGCCGGACTGCGTCGCGCCGGCGTGCTGGCAGAGCAGGATTCGGAGCTGGTACGCCGCTGGCAGGCCGCCGGGCTGGTGATCTTCGGTCGCACCAATACGCCGGAGTTTGGCGCCAAGGGGATTACCGAACCGCTGGCCTGGGGCCCGGCCCGCAACCCCTGGGATACGGATCGCACACCCGGCGGGTCCTCTGGCGGCTCTGCGGCCCTGGTGGCTGCCGGGGTGGTGCCGTTTGCCGGTGCCAATGACGGCGGCGGCTCTATTCGTATTCCGGCCGCCTGTTGTGGCCTGTTCGGGCTCAAGCCGGGCCGTGGTCGCACGCCATGGGGGCCTGAATTTACCGAGGCCATGCATGGCATGGCGATCAATCATGTGGTGACCCGCAGTGTGCGTGACAGTGCGGCGCTGCTGGATGCCGTGGCCGGGAATGAACCGGGCGCCCTGTACAATATTGCACCGCCGGAGCGCGCCTTCAGCGAGGACGTCGGCCGTGACCCGGGGCGGCTGCGTGTTGCCTTCTCCACCCGCTCGCCCATCGGCACCCCGGTCGACCCGGAAGCCATCGCCGCGGTGGAAGCGACCGCGCGCCTGCTGGAATCCCTGGGCCATGACGTGGTGGAAGCTGAGCCGCAGCTGGACATGGAACAGATGACCATGGACTGGCTGAAAATGTGGTTCGCCCACTGCGCGGCCACCGTCGACGAGGTGCGTGCGAAGACGGGCTGCGGTGATGAGGGCTTCGAACCGGACACACTGGTGATGGCCGCGTTTGGTCGCCAGATTCGTGCCAATGAATATGTGGAGGTGTATCAGCGTGGCCAGCACTGTATGCGTCAACTGGCGGCTTTCCTCGGCAATCATGATCTCTGGCTGACGCCGACACTGGCCATGCCGCCTGCGCGCATCGGTGCATTGAACACCCCCGCCTGGCAGCAGCAGGTCTCGAAAATCACCATGAAACTGGGGGCCTCAGGGCTGGTCCTCAGATCCGGTATGGTCGAGACGATGGCAAAGGAAAATCTGAAGTACACGCCGTTTACCCAACTTGCCAATGTCACCGGCGTCCCGGCGATGTCCGTGCCGTTGCACTGGTGCGCCAACGGCCTGCCGTTGGGCGTCCAGTTTGTCGGCAATCATGGTGACGAAGGCAAACTGTTGCGGCTGGCGGCACAACTGGAACAGGCTCAACCCTGGTTTGATCGCGTACCGGCGGAGGTGAACGCATGAGCACGCAGACCCATCATCGTACCTGTAATCTGTGCGAAGCCATGTGCGGCATCGTGGTGACCCATGAG
This region of Isoalcanivorax indicus genomic DNA includes:
- the rsxA gene encoding electron transport complex subunit RsxA, which gives rise to MTEYLLILVSAVLVNNFVLVQFLGLCPFMGVSNKVETAMGMSLATTFVLTLSSVLAYLVWAYVLVPFGLEYLRTISFILVIAAAVQFTEMFVKKASPLLYRVLGVFLPLITSNCAVLGVALLNVRSDETTFLSSLTYGLGAALGFSLVLVLFAAMRERIAVADVPVAFRGPSIGLITAGLMSLAFMGFSGLIRL
- a CDS encoding amidase, coding for MNFEEYRRHDGLALAALVARGEVTATELLEIAIARVEAVNPRLNGLIHPLFDAARRRAAGALGGPFAGVPMLAKDLFQEMAGAPHHKGCAGLRRAGVLAEQDSELVRRWQAAGLVIFGRTNTPEFGAKGITEPLAWGPARNPWDTDRTPGGSSGGSAALVAAGVVPFAGANDGGGSIRIPAACCGLFGLKPGRGRTPWGPEFTEAMHGMAINHVVTRSVRDSAALLDAVAGNEPGALYNIAPPERAFSEDVGRDPGRLRVAFSTRSPIGTPVDPEAIAAVEATARLLESLGHDVVEAEPQLDMEQMTMDWLKMWFAHCAATVDEVRAKTGCGDEGFEPDTLVMAAFGRQIRANEYVEVYQRGQHCMRQLAAFLGNHDLWLTPTLAMPPARIGALNTPAWQQQVSKITMKLGASGLVLRSGMVETMAKENLKYTPFTQLANVTGVPAMSVPLHWCANGLPLGVQFVGNHGDEGKLLRLAAQLEQAQPWFDRVPAEVNA